One Candidatus Eisenbacteria bacterium genomic window carries:
- a CDS encoding SRPBCC family protein, with product MDDAYRLEQTQIIPRPLAEVFAFFSDAYNLEAITPPFLRFRILTPRPIAMAPGTLIDYQLQLFGVPFRWRTRVEEFEPGVRFVDVQLDGPYALWHHTHEFEATAGGTRMRDLVRYALPLGPLGALAHALFVRRTLGRIFAYRRTRIAELFA from the coding sequence GTGGACGATGCGTATCGGCTCGAGCAGACCCAGATCATCCCGCGCCCGCTGGCCGAGGTCTTCGCGTTCTTCTCGGACGCCTACAACCTGGAGGCGATCACGCCGCCCTTCCTGCGCTTCCGCATCCTGACCCCGAGACCGATCGCGATGGCTCCCGGAACCCTCATCGACTACCAGCTGCAGCTGTTCGGCGTGCCGTTTCGCTGGCGCACGCGCGTGGAGGAGTTCGAGCCCGGCGTCCGCTTCGTCGATGTGCAACTGGACGGCCCGTACGCGCTCTGGCACCACACGCACGAGTTCGAGGCGACGGCCGGCGGCACGCGCATGCGCGACCTCGTTCGCTACGCGCTCCCACTGGGGCCCCTCGGCGCCCTCGCCCACGCGCTCTTCGTGCGGCGGACGCTCGGGCGGATCTTCGCGTACCGTCGCACCCGCATCGCGGAGCTCTTCGCATGA